From a single Columba livia isolate bColLiv1 breed racing homer chromosome 19, bColLiv1.pat.W.v2, whole genome shotgun sequence genomic region:
- the TUBB4B gene encoding tubulin beta-4B chain has translation MREIVHLQAGQCGNQIGAKFWEVISDEHGIDPTGTYHGDSDLQLERINVYYNEATGGKYVPRAVLVDLEPGTMDSVRSGPFGQIFRPDNFVFGQSGAGNNWAKGHYTEGAELVDSVLDVVRKEAESCDCLQGFQLTHSLGGGTGSGMGTLLISKIREEYPDRIMNTFSVVPSPKVSDTVVEPYNATLSVHQLVENTDETYCIDNEALYDICFRTLKLTTPTYGDLNHLVSATMSGVTTCLRFPGQLNADLRKLAVNMVPFPRLHFFMPGFAPLTSRGSQQYRALTVPELTQQMFDAKNMMAACDPRHGRYLTVAAVFRGRMSMKEVDEQMLNVQNKNSSYFVEWIPNNVKTAVCDIPPRGLKMSATFIGNSTAIQELFKRISEQFTAMFRRKAFLHWYTGEGMDEMEFTEAESNMNDLVSEYQQYQDATAEEEGEFEEEEEAEAE, from the exons ATGAGGGAGATCGTGCACCTGCAGGCCGGGCAATGCGGAAACCAGATCGGGGCCAAG TTTTGGGAGGTGATCAGCGACGAACATGGCATCGACCCAACCGGTACCTACCACGGCGACAGCGACCTGCAGCTGGAGCGCATCAACGTGTACTACAACGAGGCCACAG GTGGCAAATACGTGCCCCGCGCCGTCCTGGTGGACTTGGAACCCGGCACCATGGACTCGGTGCGCTCCGGGCCCTTCGGCCAGATCTTCAGGCCTGACAACTTCGTGTTCG GTCAAAGCGGAGCAGGAAACAACTGGGCAAAGGGCCATTATACAGAAGGTGCTGAATTAGTTGATTCTGTGTTAGATGTTGTAAGAAAGGAGGCAGAAAGCTGTGATTGTCTCCAGGGCTTTCAGCTTACTCACTCTCTTGGTGGTGGTACAGGCTCTGGCATGGGTACCCTGCTCATCAGCAAAATTCGTGAAGAGTACCCAGACCGAATTATGAATACTTTCAGTGTTGTACCCTCCCCTAAAGTATCAGATACTGTAGTAGAGCCCTACAATGCCACACTCTCTGTGCACCAGCTTGtggaaaacacagatgaaaCATACTGTATTGATAACGAAGCCCTCTACGACATATGCTTCAGAACACTGAAGTTAACTACTCCAACATACGGTGATCTGAACCATTTAGTGTCGGCAACCATGAGCGGTGTGACCACCTGCCTGCGGTTCCCAGGCCAGCTCAACGCTGACCTGCGGAAGCTGGCAGTGAACATGGTTCCCTTCCCCCGTTTGCACTTTTTCATGCCTGGTTTTGCCCCGCTCACAAGCCGCGGGAGCCAGCAGTATCGTGCTTTAACCGTGCCAGAGCTAACCCAGCAGATGTTCGATGCAAAGAACATGATGGCAGCGTGTGACCCGCGTCACGGCCGCTATCTGACCGTAGCTGCTGTTTTTAGGGGCCGTATGTCAATGAAAGAGGTCGATGAGCAAATGCTCAACGTTCAGAACAAAAACAGCAGCTATTTTGTTGAGTGGATTCCTAATAACGTTAAAACAGCGGTCTGTGACATTCCACCTCGTGGCCTGAAAATGTCTGCCACCTTCATTGGTAACAGCACAGCCATCCAGGAGCTGTTCAAACGCATTTCTGAGCAGTTCACGGCCATGTTCCGCCGAAAGGCTTTTCTGCACTGGTACACGGGCGAGGGCATGGACGAGATGGAGTTCACAGAGGCTGAGAGCAACATGAACGACCTGGTGTCTGAGTACCAGCAGTACCAGGATGCCACAGCTGAGGAGGAGGGGGAgtttgaggaggaggaagaggccgAGGCAGAGTAA